A genomic segment from Microcoleus sp. AS-A8 encodes:
- a CDS encoding ATP-binding protein, which yields MELKSHKFISFFEPEQASELCRIAIVEDLPDQTLIFDEGDPADFLYLVLAGQVEFRKRISPNHYQTLTKALPNGFFGELGILDGQPRSTQAIACQEATLAKIPGHALMQILENTKGNVAIKLFSYMIQRLRDSTDEYVKQVVHKEKMVLLGEMLNTVIHDFKSPLSGINLASGMIQELHSDEETVEWCYLIQAQAHRMSAMAEEFLEFVRGNSVLNKQPINLAVVLQLFEKLNRVYFHEAQVEFVIQAADVVVNVDENKLLRVVQNLVGNAVEAFKGCGGRVELTAWVNESGVNIKIRDNGPGIPDAIKDRLFEAFVTYGKHSGTGLGTAIAKSIIDAHGGQISFESSCQQGTTFYISLPL from the coding sequence ATGGAACTGAAATCGCATAAATTTATATCCTTTTTTGAGCCTGAACAAGCTTCAGAACTATGCCGCATAGCGATTGTCGAAGACTTACCTGATCAGACCCTAATTTTTGATGAAGGCGATCCCGCCGATTTCTTGTACCTGGTTTTAGCTGGTCAAGTGGAATTTAGAAAACGGATCAGCCCTAATCACTATCAAACCCTAACCAAAGCTCTGCCGAATGGTTTCTTTGGGGAACTTGGGATTTTGGATGGACAACCCCGCAGCACCCAGGCGATTGCTTGTCAAGAGGCTACTTTAGCCAAGATTCCAGGTCATGCTCTGATGCAAATCTTGGAAAACACAAAAGGCAATGTAGCCATTAAGCTGTTTAGTTACATGATTCAACGTCTCAGGGACTCCACGGACGAATATGTGAAACAAGTGGTTCACAAAGAGAAAATGGTTCTGCTTGGGGAGATGCTGAACACTGTTATCCATGATTTTAAAAGTCCTTTGAGCGGAATTAATCTAGCTAGTGGCATGATTCAGGAACTACACTCCGATGAAGAAACCGTTGAGTGGTGCTATTTGATTCAAGCCCAGGCTCATCGAATGTCAGCAATGGCAGAAGAATTTTTGGAATTTGTGCGGGGCAATTCCGTATTAAATAAACAACCGATTAACCTTGCTGTGGTATTGCAGCTTTTTGAAAAACTCAATCGTGTTTACTTTCACGAGGCACAAGTTGAGTTTGTGATTCAGGCAGCAGATGTCGTCGTGAATGTGGATGAAAACAAACTCTTGCGTGTTGTGCAAAATTTGGTGGGAAACGCGGTTGAAGCTTTTAAGGGGTGTGGGGGTCGTGTGGAACTGACAGCTTGGGTGAACGAGTCAGGGGTGAATATCAAGATTCGTGATAATGGCCCAGGCATTCCAGACGCCATTAAAGACCGCTTATTTGAGGCATTTGTGACCTATGGTAAACATAGTGGCACTGGATTGGGAACCGCGATCGCAAAGTCGATTATCGATGCTCATGGGGGGCAGATTTCTTTTGAGTCCAGTTGCCAGCAAGGAACAACCTTTTACATCAGCCTTCCCTTGTGA
- a CDS encoding FAD-binding oxidoreductase, translated as MSQTEQILSQLPGNLLGRLRSADQAWQALREDTAPIPFVVKQSQEPLGTVDWDVVICGGTLGILIGAALQKRGWRVALIERGILRGREQEWNISRKELQVFLELELLEEAQLEQAIATEYNPARISFHQGSDFWIKDVLNIGVDPIFLLDTLKSTFLDAGGQLLEKTSFEGAIVHPDGVFVDAAGGLKTRLLIDAMGHFSPIVKQARQGEKPEGVCLVVGSCAQGFPQNETGDLIVSFTPIQNQCQYFWEAFPARDGRTTYLFTYLDAHPERPSLEFLFEEYLRLLPEYQAVELSQLDFQRVLFGFFPAYRDSPIRLPWSRILPVGDSSGGQSPVSFGGFGSMVRHLKRLTEGIHEALEYDALTQNALTQLQPYQPNIAVTWLFQRAMSVGIEQQLPTNQINQLLTGVFQAMEQLGDDVLRPFLQDVVQFSGLSKTLFVTSLTKPGLVLPVIPQVGLRTLLDWLIHYINLGIYTGLYPLGQLISGSVKTLPPISQYYCRRWIESWRYGSGNDH; from the coding sequence ATGAGCCAAACCGAGCAAATTCTCTCTCAGCTACCCGGTAACCTTCTCGGACGCCTTCGGAGTGCAGATCAAGCTTGGCAAGCGCTGCGGGAAGACACAGCCCCAATTCCGTTTGTGGTCAAACAGAGCCAAGAGCCTTTAGGAACAGTGGATTGGGATGTTGTCATCTGTGGTGGCACCTTAGGAATTTTAATCGGCGCTGCCCTGCAAAAACGCGGCTGGCGAGTGGCTCTAATTGAACGAGGAATTTTGCGAGGAAGGGAACAGGAGTGGAATATCTCCCGCAAAGAATTACAGGTATTTTTAGAACTGGAACTGCTAGAGGAAGCACAATTAGAACAAGCGATCGCAACTGAATATAACCCCGCTCGCATCAGCTTTCACCAAGGCTCTGATTTCTGGATAAAGGATGTTCTCAACATTGGGGTTGACCCCATCTTTCTCCTCGATACCCTCAAGTCAACATTTCTGGACGCGGGGGGTCAACTGTTGGAAAAGACATCATTCGAGGGTGCTATCGTTCATCCCGATGGGGTTTTCGTTGACGCAGCTGGTGGATTAAAAACGCGGTTGCTCATCGACGCGATGGGACATTTTTCGCCCATTGTCAAACAGGCACGACAAGGCGAAAAACCAGAAGGTGTCTGCTTAGTTGTTGGTAGTTGTGCTCAAGGCTTTCCCCAAAATGAAACAGGCGATTTAATCGTTTCTTTTACGCCCATCCAAAATCAATGCCAATATTTTTGGGAGGCATTTCCGGCACGGGATGGTAGAACCACTTATTTATTCACCTACCTGGATGCTCACCCAGAACGCCCCAGTTTGGAGTTTTTATTTGAGGAATACCTGCGCCTCTTGCCAGAATACCAAGCTGTCGAATTATCCCAACTTGATTTTCAACGGGTGCTGTTTGGCTTCTTTCCTGCCTACCGTGACTCGCCGATTCGTCTACCTTGGAGCCGAATTTTACCCGTGGGTGATAGCAGTGGAGGTCAATCTCCGGTAAGTTTTGGTGGGTTTGGCTCCATGGTGAGACATCTCAAGCGTCTAACGGAGGGAATTCATGAAGCCCTGGAATATGACGCCTTAACCCAAAATGCGTTAACCCAGCTACAGCCTTATCAACCGAACATCGCCGTCACCTGGTTATTTCAACGAGCGATGAGCGTCGGGATCGAACAACAATTACCTACCAATCAAATTAACCAGCTTCTCACAGGCGTATTTCAGGCAATGGAACAGCTAGGAGACGATGTACTCCGCCCCTTCTTACAAGACGTTGTGCAATTCTCAGGGCTATCCAAAACACTATTCGTCACGTCACTTACTAAACCGGGACTTGTACTTCCAGTGATTCCTCAAGTCGGCCTGAGAACGCTCTTAGATTGGCTAATTCATTACATCAATCTAGGCATCTATACCGGCTTATATCCATTAGGGCAGCTCATCAGTGGCTCTGTAAAAACGCTACCGCCGATTTCTCAATATTACTGCCGCCGTTGGATTGAATCATGGCGCTATGGGTCTGGGAATGACCATTGA
- the psb28 gene encoding photosystem II reaction center protein Psb28: MTSQTPSIQFFEGIFEELSNVSLRQNRNTGVRSVLMTFNTLKALERFHSFTKRSSNSILLTDEEGVITVEPSSVQILFGGAEGDELQRVECQFEIEREDYWERFMRFMQRYAEVNDMAYSEIGKSTQSNKN, translated from the coding sequence ATGACTTCCCAAACCCCCTCGATTCAATTTTTTGAAGGAATTTTCGAAGAACTGAGCAACGTCAGCTTGCGGCAGAATCGGAACACCGGAGTCCGTTCAGTCTTGATGACCTTCAATACATTAAAGGCTTTAGAACGATTTCATAGCTTTACGAAACGCTCGTCTAATTCCATCTTGTTAACCGATGAAGAAGGTGTCATTACCGTTGAACCTTCTTCCGTGCAAATTTTATTCGGTGGTGCCGAGGGGGATGAACTCCAACGAGTGGAGTGCCAGTTTGAGATTGAGCGGGAAGATTATTGGGAACGCTTTATGCGCTTTATGCAGCGCTACGCCGAAGTCAATGATATGGCTTACAGCGAAATCGGGAAATCGACACAGAGTAACAAAAACTAA
- a CDS encoding TIGR01777 family oxidoreductase yields MKVAITGATGFVGSRLVEQLQAQGHQPLIFTRNREAGLRKFPNLEIVAYTPTESGDWQKAIAGCDAVVHLAGEPIAENRWTPQQKEEILNSRKLGTQKIVEAIAQANPKPKVLVNASAIGYYGTSETATFDETSPPGNDFLAEVCQAWEAEAQKVKDVGVRLVILRFGIVLGNGGALAKMIPPFQFFAGGPIGTGQQWFAWIHQDDLVGLIMEALNRSDMEGVFNATAPNPVRMSELSEKLGDVLHRPSWLPVPSFALEALLGEGAKVVLEGQQVLPKRTISYGFKYQYPIVREALTEILSSS; encoded by the coding sequence ATGAAAGTAGCAATTACTGGAGCAACTGGATTTGTGGGCAGTCGCCTCGTGGAGCAACTCCAGGCACAAGGACATCAGCCACTTATATTCACCCGCAATCGGGAAGCGGGGTTACGCAAGTTCCCCAATTTGGAAATTGTAGCCTATACGCCTACTGAATCCGGTGACTGGCAAAAGGCGATCGCAGGTTGTGACGCCGTGGTACATCTAGCCGGAGAACCGATCGCAGAGAATCGCTGGACACCGCAGCAAAAAGAGGAGATTCTCAACAGCCGCAAGTTGGGCACGCAAAAAATAGTGGAAGCGATCGCTCAAGCGAATCCTAAGCCAAAGGTATTAGTGAACGCTTCTGCAATCGGTTACTACGGGACTAGCGAAACCGCCACCTTTGACGAAACCAGTCCTCCGGGTAACGATTTTCTGGCGGAAGTTTGTCAAGCTTGGGAGGCCGAAGCTCAGAAAGTGAAGGATGTGGGTGTCCGACTGGTGATTCTCCGGTTTGGTATTGTCCTAGGAAATGGTGGGGCACTCGCCAAAATGATACCCCCATTCCAATTCTTTGCGGGCGGCCCGATCGGTACCGGCCAGCAGTGGTTCGCTTGGATTCACCAGGACGACCTTGTCGGCTTGATTATGGAAGCCCTAAACCGATCTGACATGGAGGGCGTTTTCAATGCCACTGCACCCAATCCTGTGCGGATGTCAGAACTCTCTGAGAAGCTGGGGGATGTTCTCCATCGTCCTTCCTGGTTGCCAGTACCTAGTTTCGCCCTGGAAGCGCTGCTGGGAGAGGGGGCTAAAGTTGTTTTAGAAGGTCAACAGGTACTTCCCAAAAGAACCATTAGCTATGGTTTTAAATATCAATATCCAATCGTCAGGGAAGCTTTGACAGAAATTTTGAGTTCTAGCTAG